A single region of the Streptomyces sp. NBC_00236 genome encodes:
- the galU gene encoding UTP--glucose-1-phosphate uridylyltransferase GalU produces MPTHHRRTRKAVIPAAGLGTRFLPATKATPKEMLPVVDRPAIEYVVAEAVRSGLDDVLMVTGRNKRALEDHFDRAYELEHLLELKGDSGKLRQVRESSELADVHYVRQGNPLGLGHAVLCAEPHVGDAPFAVLLGDDLIDERDPLLARMLEVQEQYGGSVVALMEVEEDRTHLYGCAAVAPLDNEAGDVLAVTDLVEKPEPGTAPSKLAVIGRYVLAPQIFEILRKTPPGRGGEIQLTDALRQLALDPALGGPVHAVVFGGRRYDTGDRGDYLRAVVRLACEREDLGPDFRSWLKEFVREDAS; encoded by the coding sequence ATGCCTACGCACCACCGCCGCACCCGCAAGGCCGTCATCCCGGCCGCGGGTCTTGGCACCCGATTCCTCCCCGCGACCAAGGCGACTCCCAAGGAGATGCTCCCGGTCGTGGACCGGCCCGCCATCGAGTACGTGGTGGCGGAGGCCGTACGCAGCGGACTCGATGACGTGCTCATGGTCACCGGCCGCAACAAGCGAGCCCTGGAGGACCACTTCGACCGTGCCTACGAACTGGAGCACCTGCTGGAGCTGAAGGGGGACTCCGGCAAGCTGCGCCAGGTCCGCGAGTCGAGCGAACTGGCCGACGTCCACTACGTGCGGCAGGGCAACCCGCTCGGGCTGGGCCACGCCGTCCTCTGCGCCGAACCGCACGTCGGTGACGCTCCGTTCGCGGTGTTGCTCGGCGACGACCTCATCGACGAGCGCGATCCGCTGCTGGCCAGAATGCTGGAGGTCCAAGAGCAGTACGGCGGCAGCGTCGTGGCGCTGATGGAGGTCGAGGAGGACCGGACACACCTGTACGGATGTGCGGCCGTGGCCCCCTTGGACAACGAGGCGGGCGACGTACTGGCCGTCACCGACCTCGTGGAGAAGCCGGAACCCGGCACCGCGCCCAGCAAACTCGCCGTGATCGGGCGGTACGTCCTCGCCCCGCAGATCTTCGAGATTCTGCGCAAGACCCCGCCGGGTCGCGGCGGCGAGATCCAGCTCACCGACGCCCTCCGTCAGTTGGCCCTCGACCCGGCCCTCGGCGGTCCTGTCCACGCGGTGGTCTTCGGTGGCCGCCGCTACGACACCGGCGACCGCGGCGACTACCTGCGCGCGGTCGTCCGGCTGGCCTGCGAACGTGAGGACCTCGGCCCGGACTTCCGGAGCTGGCTGAAGGAGTTCGTCCGGGAAGACGCTTCCTGA
- a CDS encoding DUF3000 domain-containing protein, producing MAPAQGHFSDQSDGADGTDSAEGGSVPPAFRSAVDALRSARLRTELEVEPTRPPKRLAPYAYALEAAVVDGDDDLADGRLVLLHDPAGHEAWQGNFRLVTLVRAELEPEMASDPLLPEVCWSWLTGALEARGLSYGEAGGTVTRASSHSFGELATRRPATQIEIRASWTPREGRGGVPDTAAHLMAWGDLLCQIAGLPPSEPVDAAVVTLPQRRGPQVS from the coding sequence ATGGCTCCGGCGCAGGGACACTTCTCCGATCAATCCGATGGTGCTGACGGCACGGACAGTGCGGAGGGTGGTTCCGTCCCGCCCGCGTTCCGTTCGGCGGTGGACGCGCTGCGCTCGGCGCGGCTCCGGACCGAGCTGGAGGTGGAGCCGACGCGGCCACCGAAGCGCCTGGCCCCGTACGCGTACGCCCTGGAGGCGGCGGTCGTCGACGGCGATGACGATCTTGCCGACGGGCGGCTCGTCCTGCTCCACGACCCGGCCGGGCACGAGGCCTGGCAGGGCAATTTCCGGCTGGTGACGCTGGTGCGCGCCGAACTGGAGCCGGAGATGGCCTCCGACCCGCTGCTGCCGGAGGTGTGCTGGTCATGGCTGACCGGTGCGCTGGAGGCGCGCGGCCTGTCGTACGGGGAGGCGGGCGGCACGGTCACCCGGGCGAGTTCGCACTCCTTCGGTGAGCTGGCGACCAGGCGCCCGGCGACGCAGATCGAGATCCGGGCGTCGTGGACCCCGCGCGAGGGCCGCGGCGGTGTGCCGGACACGGCGGCGCATCTGATGGCGTGGGGCGACCTGCTGTGCCAGATCGCCGGTCTGCCGCCTTCGGAGCCGGTGGACGCGGCGGTGGTGACGCTGCCGCAGCGGCGCGGACCCCAGGTGTCGTAG
- a CDS encoding glycosyltransferase has product MRISFLLHSIDNFGGVPRATSSLASALAVHHDVEIVSVFRTADQPSFRPSSSVTLRYLADRREGQVKIPGGKPPRIMPREDSWSDQYTPEVDDLILGHLGRSGADVVIAARPGFAAYFIAHGRHGYGRVVIDHESSMVPSQALRERTLELYREMDGVVCLTQADMNNYQRQLGDRAPLLAGIGNIVPPPARHVPVRGLPLIAAAGRLVPLKGFDTLINAFAQVAPHHPQWRLRIYGRGPEQARLQDLVHAHGLSDAVRLMGALPDLTAEWDKAAFSVSAARRESFGLTLVEAMHHGLPVLAADAPFGPGEIVVPGSNGILVPIGDEDALAQAMRYLIEQPAEREKLSQGAYATAPLFSAERIAFRYDAFLRDVVASVPKETADPTPSVVPSGVPAEVLVRGDGAIEVRAALQPGAEPPALCVTPRRGETLIRLAALGTAVDEATGVLRAVYAVPAEPPVLAEGRYDIDLELPDGRRTPLAVDGVHTGGLLVRRIPAGGPAYWPVPYRTADGHLSVFVRHRVEHAEVHAVLVGQDGWLMRGALIVPPATDISGLRLGAVPRKGGAASTVAGQVSVGHDGAFEAHLPFAGVVAASSGGHDDWDLWLEREPGQPRIRLARFFDDLLERKRIDVYPTQRWHHPTKGPARGRVFFTPGNELSFTVSPDKG; this is encoded by the coding sequence GTGCGGATCTCCTTCCTGCTCCACAGCATCGACAATTTCGGCGGAGTGCCGCGGGCGACCAGCAGCCTGGCCTCAGCGCTGGCGGTCCACCACGACGTGGAGATCGTCTCGGTCTTCCGTACGGCGGACCAGCCGTCCTTCAGACCCTCCAGCAGCGTGACCCTGCGCTACCTGGCCGACCGGCGCGAGGGCCAGGTGAAGATCCCTGGCGGCAAGCCGCCCCGGATCATGCCGCGGGAGGACAGTTGGTCCGACCAGTACACCCCGGAAGTCGATGACCTGATCCTCGGTCACCTCGGCAGGAGCGGTGCCGACGTCGTCATCGCTGCCCGGCCCGGGTTCGCCGCGTACTTCATCGCCCATGGACGGCACGGCTACGGGCGCGTGGTCATCGACCACGAGAGCTCGATGGTGCCCTCCCAGGCGCTGCGCGAGCGCACTCTGGAGCTGTACCGCGAGATGGACGGCGTCGTCTGCCTCACCCAGGCCGACATGAACAACTACCAGCGACAGCTGGGCGACCGGGCGCCCCTGCTCGCGGGTATCGGCAACATCGTGCCGCCGCCGGCACGGCATGTCCCGGTGCGCGGACTGCCGTTGATCGCCGCCGCGGGGCGGCTCGTGCCGCTCAAGGGGTTCGACACGCTGATCAACGCGTTCGCCCAGGTGGCACCGCACCACCCGCAGTGGCGGCTGCGCATCTACGGCCGCGGGCCCGAGCAGGCACGGTTGCAGGACCTCGTGCACGCGCACGGGCTCAGCGACGCCGTCCGCCTCATGGGCGCGCTGCCCGACCTCACGGCGGAGTGGGACAAGGCCGCGTTCTCGGTGAGCGCGGCCCGCCGGGAGTCCTTCGGCCTGACCCTGGTGGAGGCCATGCACCACGGGCTTCCTGTTCTCGCCGCCGACGCTCCCTTCGGCCCCGGTGAGATCGTCGTCCCCGGCAGCAACGGCATCCTCGTCCCGATCGGTGACGAGGACGCCCTGGCCCAGGCGATGCGCTACCTCATCGAGCAGCCGGCCGAGCGGGAGAAGCTGTCGCAGGGCGCCTACGCCACAGCCCCGCTCTTCAGCGCCGAGCGCATCGCCTTCCGCTACGACGCGTTCCTGCGGGATGTCGTGGCCTCGGTACCGAAGGAGACCGCCGACCCCACCCCGTCGGTCGTCCCCTCCGGAGTTCCGGCGGAGGTGCTGGTCCGAGGCGACGGTGCGATCGAGGTCCGCGCCGCGCTGCAGCCCGGCGCGGAGCCTCCCGCTCTGTGCGTCACCCCGCGCAGGGGCGAGACGCTGATCAGGCTGGCAGCACTCGGCACGGCTGTGGACGAGGCGACGGGCGTATTGCGGGCGGTGTACGCGGTCCCCGCCGAACCGCCCGTCCTCGCCGAGGGCCGCTACGACATCGACCTGGAGCTGCCGGACGGCCGTCGCACACCGCTCGCCGTGGACGGCGTCCACACCGGTGGCCTGCTGGTCCGCCGGATACCTGCGGGAGGCCCTGCGTACTGGCCCGTTCCCTACCGCACCGCGGACGGCCACCTGTCCGTCTTCGTGCGCCATCGCGTGGAACATGCCGAGGTGCATGCCGTGCTGGTGGGACAGGACGGCTGGCTCATGCGCGGCGCGCTGATCGTTCCGCCGGCCACCGACATCTCCGGGCTGCGGCTGGGCGCCGTGCCCCGTAAGGGAGGAGCCGCGTCCACTGTGGCAGGCCAGGTTTCCGTGGGCCACGACGGTGCGTTCGAGGCGCATCTGCCATTCGCCGGGGTCGTGGCCGCCTCTTCGGGCGGTCATGACGACTGGGACCTGTGGCTGGAGCGTGAACCCGGGCAACCGCGTATCCGCCTCGCGCGCTTCTTCGACGACCTCTTGGAGCGCAAGCGGATCGATGTCTATCCCACTCAGCGTTGGCATCACCCGACGAAGGGCCCGGCCCGCGGAAGGGTCTTCTTCACGCCCGGCAACGAGTTGTCCTTCACGGTCAGCCCGGACAAGGGCTGA
- a CDS encoding 3-hydroxyacyl-CoA dehydrogenase NAD-binding domain-containing protein, with product MSSTTELLKGAAELFPGEVVTQAHVRHLDLPAGAGNFALITLDNGLDHTKPTTFGPQSLANLNAAIDQVEKEAAEGAITGIGITGKPFIFAVGADLKGVELLKEHKDALAIGKGGHDVFRRLSGLAVPTFAYYNGAAMGGGVEVGLHCSYRTVSKALPAFSLPEVFLGLVPGWGGCALLPNLIGADRAVSVIIENSLNQNRQLKGKQVFELGIADALFEGADFLEQSLIWTANVLNGTVTVERPEVDRGDAWDQAVARGKAIADSKVHGAAPAAYRALEIIAAAKDGDLGAGFDREDQALADLIMGGELRSGIYSFNLVQKRAKRPAGAPDKALARPVTKVGVVGAGLMASQLALLFLRRLEVPVVLTDIDQARVDKGVGYVHAEIEKLLGKGRINQDKANRLKALVSGVLDKAEGFSDADFIIEAVFEEIGVKQQVFAEVEAVAPAHAILATNTSSLSVTEMASKLKNPERVVGFHFFNPVAILPLLEIVRGEQTDDASLATAFGVARKLKKTAVLVKDAPAFVVNRILTRFMGEIQNIIDEGTPVAVAEKAVEPLGLPMSPLVLLELVGPAIGLHVSETLNRAFPERFTVSENLAAVVKAGKRGFYVYDSGKPELDPEVAALLKQGDTVLSEEQARDRVLDAVAQEIGLMLDEGVVAEAQDIDLCLITGAGWPFHLGGITPYLDREGVSERVNGKKFLAPGVASVPA from the coding sequence GTGAGCTCCACCACTGAGCTTCTGAAGGGCGCGGCCGAGCTGTTCCCCGGCGAGGTCGTCACCCAGGCGCACGTCCGCCACCTGGACCTTCCGGCCGGTGCGGGCAACTTCGCCCTCATCACGCTGGACAACGGCCTGGACCACACCAAGCCGACCACCTTCGGACCGCAGTCGCTGGCGAACCTGAACGCCGCGATCGACCAGGTCGAGAAGGAGGCCGCCGAGGGTGCGATCACCGGGATCGGGATCACCGGCAAGCCGTTCATCTTCGCGGTCGGCGCCGACCTCAAGGGCGTCGAGCTGCTGAAGGAGCACAAGGACGCGCTCGCCATCGGCAAGGGCGGCCACGACGTCTTCCGCCGGCTGTCCGGCCTCGCGGTCCCGACGTTCGCGTACTACAACGGCGCGGCGATGGGCGGCGGTGTCGAGGTCGGTCTGCACTGCTCGTACCGCACCGTCTCCAAGGCGCTGCCCGCGTTCTCGCTGCCCGAGGTCTTCCTCGGTCTGGTCCCCGGCTGGGGCGGCTGCGCACTGCTGCCGAACCTGATCGGCGCCGACCGCGCGGTCTCCGTCATCATCGAGAACTCGCTGAACCAGAACCGTCAGCTCAAGGGCAAGCAGGTCTTCGAGCTCGGGATCGCCGACGCCCTCTTCGAGGGTGCGGACTTCCTGGAGCAGTCGCTGATCTGGACCGCGAACGTGCTCAACGGCACAGTCACGGTGGAGCGCCCCGAGGTCGACCGCGGTGACGCCTGGGACCAGGCCGTCGCCCGCGGCAAGGCCATCGCCGACTCCAAGGTGCACGGCGCCGCCCCGGCCGCGTACCGCGCGCTGGAGATCATCGCGGCGGCCAAGGACGGCGACCTGGGCGCCGGCTTCGACCGCGAGGACCAGGCCCTGGCGGACCTGATCATGGGCGGCGAGCTGCGCTCCGGGATCTACTCCTTCAACCTGGTCCAGAAGCGCGCCAAGCGCCCGGCCGGTGCCCCGGACAAGGCCCTGGCCCGTCCGGTCACCAAGGTCGGCGTGGTGGGCGCGGGCCTGATGGCCAGCCAGCTCGCCCTGCTGTTCCTGCGCCGCCTCGAAGTGCCGGTCGTGCTGACCGACATCGACCAGGCACGCGTCGACAAGGGCGTGGGCTACGTCCACGCCGAGATCGAGAAGCTGCTCGGCAAGGGCCGCATCAACCAGGACAAGGCCAACCGCCTGAAGGCCCTGGTCTCCGGTGTGCTGGACAAGGCGGAGGGCTTCTCCGACGCCGACTTCATCATCGAGGCCGTCTTCGAGGAGATCGGTGTCAAGCAGCAGGTGTTCGCGGAGGTCGAGGCGGTCGCCCCGGCGCACGCGATCCTCGCCACCAACACCTCGTCCCTCTCGGTCACCGAGATGGCGTCGAAGCTGAAGAACCCCGAGCGGGTCGTCGGCTTCCACTTCTTCAACCCGGTCGCGATCCTCCCGCTGCTGGAGATCGTCCGCGGCGAGCAGACCGACGACGCCTCGCTGGCCACGGCCTTCGGTGTCGCGCGGAAGCTGAAGAAGACCGCGGTGCTGGTGAAGGACGCCCCGGCGTTCGTCGTCAACCGCATCCTGACCCGCTTCATGGGCGAGATCCAGAACATCATCGACGAGGGCACCCCGGTCGCCGTCGCCGAGAAGGCCGTCGAACCCCTCGGCCTGCCGATGTCCCCGCTGGTCCTCCTGGAGCTGGTCGGCCCGGCCATCGGCCTGCACGTCTCCGAGACCCTGAACCGCGCCTTCCCGGAGCGCTTCACCGTCTCCGAGAACCTGGCGGCCGTGGTGAAGGCCGGCAAGCGCGGCTTCTACGTCTACGACTCCGGCAAGCCGGAGCTGGACCCGGAGGTCGCCGCGCTCCTGAAGCAGGGCGACACCGTCCTGTCCGAGGAGCAGGCCCGTGACCGCGTCCTGGACGCGGTGGCGCAGGAGATCGGCCTGATGCTGGACGAGGGCGTCGTCGCCGAGGCCCAGGACATCGACCTCTGCCTGATCACCGGCGCGGGCTGGCCCTTCCACCTGGGCGGCATCACTCCGTACCTGGACCGCGAGGGCGTCTCGGAGCGGGTGAACGGGAAGAAGTTCCTGGCACCGGGCGTGGCTAGCGTTCCCGCGTAG
- a CDS encoding helix-turn-helix transcriptional regulator — translation MSVLLEQPASLVAYRPNKPTAMVVVADPRVRSTVTRHLWALGVRDVIEASSIAEARPRVGNPRDICVADVHLPDGSGLTLLSETRAAGWPNGLALSAADDIGAVRNALAGGVKGYVVTGTRTNIGHPTRPGVAPIGATAARMHRRPPGTPSHPGGYRELSGREVEVLRLVAEGQSNKAIGVSMGLSALTVKSHLARIARKLGTGDRAGMVAVALRTGIIH, via the coding sequence GTGTCCGTTCTCCTCGAGCAGCCCGCAAGCCTGGTCGCCTACCGCCCGAACAAGCCGACGGCCATGGTCGTCGTGGCCGACCCGCGCGTCCGTTCCACCGTCACCCGCCATCTGTGGGCACTCGGAGTACGTGACGTCATCGAGGCGTCGTCCATCGCGGAGGCCCGCCCCCGCGTCGGCAACCCGCGCGACATCTGCGTAGCCGACGTCCACCTGCCCGACGGTTCCGGGCTGACCCTGCTGTCCGAAACCCGAGCCGCCGGCTGGCCGAACGGCCTCGCCCTCTCCGCCGCCGATGACATCGGCGCGGTGCGCAACGCCCTCGCGGGCGGCGTGAAGGGCTACGTCGTCACCGGCACCCGTACCAACATCGGCCATCCCACCCGTCCCGGCGTCGCACCCATCGGCGCCACCGCCGCCCGTATGCACCGCCGGCCCCCCGGCACCCCGAGCCACCCGGGCGGCTACCGCGAACTGTCCGGCCGCGAGGTGGAGGTCCTGCGGCTCGTCGCCGAAGGGCAGTCCAACAAGGCCATCGGCGTCTCCATGGGGCTGTCCGCCCTCACCGTCAAGAGCCACCTCGCCCGAATCGCCCGCAAGCTCGGCACCGGAGACCGCGCAGGCATGGTCGCCGTCGCCCTGCGGACGGGCATCATCCACTGA
- a CDS encoding thiolase family protein, whose protein sequence is MPRTIRDVVFVDGVRTPFGKAGPKGIYHETRADDLVVKAIRELLRRNPDLDPALIDEVAIAATTQIGDQGLTLGRTAGILAGLPQSVPGYSIDRMCAGALTAVTSTAGSIAFGAYDVVVAGGVEHMGRHPMGEGVDPNPRFVSEKLVDESALFMGMTAENLHDRYPTITKQRADAYAVRSQEKAAKAYANGKIQQDLVPVSVRRTNPEAGETGWGLVTADEPMRPGTTMESLAGLKTPFRAHGRVTAGNAAGLNDGATASLLAAEDVARELGLPVRMRLVSYAFAGVEPEVMGYGPIPATEKALSKAGLSISDIGLFEINEAFAVQVLAFLEHYGIADDDARVNQFGGAIAYGHPLASSGVRLMTQLARQFEEQPEVRYGLTTMCVGFGMGATVIWENPNFDGGNK, encoded by the coding sequence GTGCCTCGTACCATCCGGGACGTCGTCTTCGTCGACGGCGTCCGCACCCCGTTCGGCAAAGCGGGCCCGAAGGGCATCTACCACGAGACCCGCGCCGACGATCTCGTCGTGAAGGCCATCCGGGAGCTGCTGCGCCGCAACCCGGACCTGGACCCCGCATTGATCGACGAGGTCGCCATCGCCGCGACCACCCAGATCGGCGACCAGGGCCTCACGCTCGGCCGCACCGCCGGCATCCTGGCCGGGCTGCCGCAGTCCGTCCCCGGTTACTCCATCGACCGCATGTGTGCGGGCGCCCTGACCGCCGTCACCTCGACGGCCGGCTCCATCGCCTTCGGCGCGTACGACGTCGTCGTCGCCGGTGGCGTCGAGCACATGGGCCGCCACCCCATGGGTGAGGGCGTGGACCCGAACCCGCGCTTCGTATCGGAGAAGCTGGTCGACGAGTCCGCCCTGTTCATGGGCATGACCGCGGAGAACCTGCACGACCGGTACCCCACGATCACCAAGCAGCGCGCCGACGCGTACGCGGTGCGTTCGCAGGAGAAGGCCGCCAAGGCGTACGCCAACGGCAAGATCCAGCAGGACCTGGTGCCGGTCTCCGTGCGCCGCACCAACCCGGAGGCCGGTGAGACGGGCTGGGGCCTGGTCACCGCCGACGAGCCGATGCGTCCGGGCACCACGATGGAGTCCCTGGCCGGTCTGAAGACCCCGTTCCGCGCCCACGGCCGCGTGACGGCCGGTAACGCCGCTGGTCTCAACGACGGCGCCACCGCCTCGCTGCTCGCCGCCGAGGACGTCGCCCGCGAGCTGGGCCTCCCGGTCAGGATGCGCCTCGTCTCCTACGCCTTCGCGGGCGTCGAGCCGGAGGTCATGGGCTACGGCCCGATCCCGGCCACCGAGAAGGCCCTGTCGAAGGCCGGCCTGTCCATCTCGGACATCGGTCTGTTCGAGATCAACGAGGCGTTCGCCGTGCAGGTGCTCGCCTTCCTGGAGCACTACGGCATCGCCGACGACGACGCCCGCGTCAACCAGTTCGGCGGCGCGATCGCGTACGGCCACCCGCTGGCCTCCTCCGGTGTACGGCTGATGACCCAGCTGGCCCGCCAGTTCGAGGAGCAGCCGGAGGTCCGCTACGGCCTGACGACGATGTGCGTCGGCTTCGGCATGGGCGCCACGGTCATCTGGGAGAACCCGAATTTCGACGGAGGCAACAAGTGA
- a CDS encoding ribonuclease D: MTDAQETAADTSLRTTGGAPPDDVAPAPIPLLEPREGIPPVVASDDALAGVIAAFAAGSGPVAVDAERASGYRYGQRAYLVQLRREGAGSALVDPVGCPDLSGLGEALRGTEWILHAATQDLPCLREIGMTPTGLFDTELAGRLAGFPRVGLGAMVESVLGYSLEKGHSAVDWSTRPLPDPWLRYAALDVELLIDLRNALEEELDRQGKLDWAQEEFSSIAAAPPAPPRQDPWRRTSGMHKVRRRRQMAVVRELWTMRDQIAQRRDISPGKVLGDAAIVEAALALPANTHALTALPGFGHRMGRRQLEQWQAAVDRAKELPETELPQPGQPLAGPPPPRAWADKDPAAAARLSAARTAVSELAERLNMPQENLITPDTVRRVCWEPPKRLTPETVESALSGYGARHWQIEQVSPILLRALASEA; this comes from the coding sequence GTGACCGACGCCCAAGAGACCGCAGCAGACACTTCACTGCGAACCACCGGGGGCGCCCCCCCGGACGACGTCGCCCCGGCGCCGATCCCCTTGCTCGAACCTCGCGAGGGCATTCCACCGGTGGTGGCCTCCGACGATGCCCTGGCCGGGGTGATCGCCGCCTTCGCCGCGGGCTCGGGCCCGGTGGCCGTGGACGCCGAGCGCGCCTCCGGCTATCGGTACGGACAGCGCGCCTATCTCGTACAGCTGCGCCGCGAGGGCGCGGGCAGCGCGCTCGTCGACCCGGTGGGCTGCCCGGACCTGTCCGGGCTCGGCGAGGCACTGCGCGGCACCGAGTGGATCCTGCACGCGGCGACGCAGGACCTGCCCTGCCTGCGCGAGATAGGGATGACGCCGACCGGGCTCTTCGACACCGAGCTGGCCGGGCGGCTCGCCGGATTCCCGCGGGTCGGCCTCGGCGCGATGGTCGAGAGCGTGCTCGGCTACTCCCTGGAGAAGGGTCACTCGGCCGTCGACTGGTCGACCCGCCCGCTGCCCGACCCCTGGCTGCGCTACGCGGCACTCGACGTCGAGCTGCTGATCGACCTCCGCAACGCCCTGGAGGAGGAGCTCGACCGGCAGGGCAAACTGGACTGGGCGCAGGAGGAGTTCTCCTCCATCGCCGCAGCCCCGCCCGCTCCCCCGCGCCAGGACCCGTGGCGCCGCACGTCCGGCATGCACAAAGTCCGCAGGCGCCGGCAGATGGCAGTGGTCAGGGAGCTGTGGACCATGCGCGACCAGATCGCCCAGCGCCGCGACATCTCGCCCGGCAAGGTGCTCGGGGACGCCGCGATCGTGGAGGCCGCCCTCGCGCTCCCCGCCAACACCCACGCGCTGACCGCACTGCCCGGCTTCGGCCACCGCATGGGCCGGCGCCAGCTGGAGCAGTGGCAGGCCGCAGTGGACCGGGCCAAGGAACTGCCCGAGACGGAGCTCCCGCAGCCCGGCCAGCCGCTGGCCGGACCGCCGCCTCCCCGCGCCTGGGCGGACAAGGACCCGGCCGCCGCGGCCCGGCTGTCGGCCGCCCGCACGGCCGTGTCCGAGCTCGCGGAGCGGCTGAACATGCCGCAGGAGAACCTCATCACCCCCGACACCGTGCGCCGGGTTTGCTGGGAACCGCCGAAGAGGCTGACCCCGGAAACGGTCGAGAGTGCGCTCTCCGGATACGGGGCGCGGCACTGGCAGATCGAACAGGTGTCCCCGATTCTGCTGCGCGCGCTCGCTTCGGAGGCCTGA
- the hemE gene encoding uroporphyrinogen decarboxylase → MSAIDRPSGHQTKTSATQDSVFLKACRREPVPHTPVWFMRQAGRSLPEYLKVREGIPMLQSCTMPELVAEITMQPVRRHKVDAAVYYSDIVVPLKAIGIDLDIKPGVGPVIAEPIRTRADLARLRDLTPEDVPYVTEAIGLLTAELGSTPLIGFAGAPFTLASYLVEGGPSRNHEHTKALMYGDPELWADLLDRLAEITGAFLKVQIDAGASAVQLFDSWVGALAPADYRRSVLPASAKVFDAVAPYDVPRIHFGVGTGELLGLMGEAGADVVGVDWRVPLDEAARRVGPGKALQGNLDPAVLFAPTSVVEAKTQEVLDAAAGLEGHIFNLGHGVMPNMSADALTRLVEYVHTSTAR, encoded by the coding sequence GTGAGTGCCATTGACCGCCCCTCGGGCCACCAGACGAAGACCTCCGCCACCCAGGACTCGGTGTTCCTGAAGGCGTGCCGCCGCGAGCCCGTGCCGCACACGCCGGTCTGGTTCATGCGCCAGGCGGGGCGCTCGCTGCCGGAGTACCTGAAGGTGCGCGAAGGCATCCCGATGCTCCAGTCCTGCACGATGCCGGAGCTCGTCGCCGAGATCACGATGCAGCCCGTCCGCCGCCACAAGGTCGACGCCGCGGTCTACTACAGCGACATCGTCGTCCCGCTCAAGGCCATCGGCATCGACCTCGACATCAAGCCCGGCGTCGGACCGGTGATCGCCGAGCCGATCCGCACCCGCGCCGACCTCGCCCGGCTGCGCGACCTCACGCCCGAGGACGTCCCGTACGTCACCGAGGCCATCGGCCTGCTCACCGCCGAACTCGGGTCCACCCCGCTGATCGGTTTCGCGGGCGCGCCGTTCACCCTCGCGAGCTACCTCGTGGAGGGCGGCCCGTCCCGCAACCACGAGCACACCAAGGCCCTGATGTACGGCGACCCGGAGCTCTGGGCCGACCTGCTCGACCGCCTCGCCGAGATCACCGGCGCCTTCCTCAAGGTCCAGATCGACGCCGGCGCCTCCGCCGTGCAGCTCTTCGACTCCTGGGTCGGCGCCCTGGCCCCCGCCGACTACCGCCGCTCGGTGCTGCCCGCCTCCGCGAAGGTCTTCGACGCCGTCGCCCCGTACGACGTCCCGCGCATCCACTTCGGTGTCGGCACCGGCGAACTGCTCGGCCTGATGGGCGAGGCCGGCGCGGACGTCGTCGGCGTCGACTGGCGCGTCCCGCTGGACGAGGCCGCGCGCCGCGTCGGTCCCGGCAAGGCGCTCCAGGGCAACCTCGACCCCGCCGTCCTGTTCGCCCCGACCTCCGTCGTGGAGGCCAAGACCCAGGAGGTGCTGGACGCCGCCGCCGGGCTGGAGGGCCACATCTTCAACCTCGGCCACGGTGTAATGCCGAACATGTCCGCGGACGCACTGACCCGCCTCGTCGAGTACGTGCACACCAGCACCGCCCGCTGA